The DNA segment AATATCGATAAATTCGCTAGCCTTGCAGGGGCGAAATTTGAGGAGTTAAAGCGCGAAGTCGGCCAAGCCGGCGATAAATTTAAAGAAAATTTTAACGCTAAAGAACGCCTCGAAGCGCTCAAAAAAGACATCAGCGACTTTGAAAAAAGAACCGAAGAGAAGCTAAGCGCGATAAATGCGAGCGAGATCGGCGAAAATCTCAAAGCAAAATCAAAAGAGCTAGGCGAAAAGCTCTACAAAGCCGCCGAAAATCTCATAAAAAACGCCAAAGAAAAGATCAGCAAAAAAGAGGACGAGAAAAAGGACGAGTGAGCCCAGCTTTGGCGCATTTGGTTAAATTTGCGCCCGGGTTTTCTTACCCGCTACAAACGGCGGCAAATTTGACGCGGTAAATTTACGCTCAAATTTGACTCCGCTAAAACGCCGCAAAAGTCAAATTTAACTCCAAAGGATCAAAAATGAGCATCACCTTTTTCGTCAAAAATAAAAAGAAGTTTCTAGTCGGCCTTGCGCCCGTGATGAGCGTAGAGGAGGCGCTGCGCCTGGTGCCGAATTTATCGCAGTTTAACGCGGACGAGGATGACGAAGAGTTTGACGCCGATGGCTTTTACGGCGCGAAGCTAAGCGAGCTTGACTGCCTCGTTGCCGGCACGGACGGACTTAGCGGACGCGGCTTTGAGATCGGCTACGAGGACGGCGCATATAACGTCCGCATCGGCACGCCAAGCACCCGCACGGACTGGAAAATCGCTCTAGAGTATCTAAAAAACCTAGCCATAAAAATGGACGGCGAAATCGTGAGCGAGGACGGAGAGAAATTTAGCGCGCAAAATATCGAAAGCTTTAACTATGAGCACGATATACGCGCGGGGCTGGAGGCGATAGAGCAAAATTTGCAAAAAGAGGCGCAAATCAGCACTATTTACGGCATAAGAAACGAAGTGTCGTTTGATAAAAAGATCATGACTCGCATCCTTGGCGCGAAGGATCCCGCAGGCGAATTTAGCAAATTCGTAACCGATATCCAAAACATAGACGCGTATTTTGCAAATCAGATGTTTTATCGCAGAAACGATAACGGCGAGATCATCGGACAGTACGTCCTGTCGCAAGGCGTCGTTACCGCGCTGCCGTATGAGCCTAGCGTAGAATATAAAAATTTGCAAATGCTAGGCGACGAAAAAGTCGCGCGCTGGTCGGTCGCGATATTTGGCGGAGAGGGCGATGATGAGGAAAAATACGAGATCCTAGCGACGCTGAAATATGAAAATTTCATCCAAAATTTGCCAAAAGTTAAATACGAATTTATCGACGCGAAAAATATCGTCGTAAGCGCGTTTAGTAAAGCAGAATTTGACGAGCTAATCGCAAAATGCGGCGAAGAGGGGCTAGCGGACTAAGCCGTTTAGCTAGCGGCGCGATTTGCTCCTCCCTGCGTTAAATTTAAGCGGCAGAGTTAAATTTACGGCCGAAATTTGCCCGCCGCTTTACCCCAAAACGGAGCTAAATTTGACGCAACATAGATCAAATTCGGCCTCAAATTTAACCCCGATCCCAAAATATTGACTTGCGCCGCCCCTTTAGATAAAATCAGGCACAACAAATCACGAAGGAGATCAAAAATGCGAAAATTTTTCCTACCCCTTTTATGTGCCATCATGCTAGGCGGATGCGCTAAGCACGGTGGCTTAACCACAAATTTCATCCTGGAAAACAAGGAGCTAACCGCGCTCAAAGGCCGTCATATCCTCGATATGCAAAAATACATCGACAGATGGGCAAAGATCGAGATAGGCATGCTGTCGAACAAATACTATCTGCAATACGACCCTCAGGTACTACTATCGCAAAATAAATCGTGCAACTTCTACGGCTGCTGGGTGACGGGCAATAACTTCAGCACCTACGGCTATATCTACTTCACCACCGACAAGGACGGCTATGTCACCAACTATTCCGAGGACGGCGACGACATAAAGATCGTCAAGCATATATTTAAAGACCTACTGATACTGGAGAACTAAGATGAAAAAGACGGTAATAACACTATGCGCATTTGCGATCACTGCAGCGTTTGGGATATCTAACGCAGATTATGATAAATTTATAGCGCTGGACGATAGCGGAAGATATAAAGAGGCCTTGGCATTGATCAAGCCGCAAGCCGAGGCGGGCGACGGCAGGGCTGCTGCGCTCGTAGGCTATCTCAATGAGGTGAGATTCAATAATATCGGCGAAGGCGTGAGGTGGTATAAAAAGGGCATGGAGCTAAACGACAGCCTCGCCCACTCCAATATGGCGCGGATCTACTACCGTATGACGGACTATAAGCTAGCCGCAAAGACTTATGAAAAGGCAAGCCAGCTAGGCGACACGAGCGCGGATGCGTCACTAGGAAATATGTATCTAAACGGAATATATTTTAAAAGAGACTATAAAAAAGCGCTCGTCTATATCCAAAAAGCCGTTGCCGACAACGACCCGCACGCTCTAACCGATCTAGCTATATGCTACGAGAACAGCTACGGCGTCGCAAGGGATATGAACAAAGCCATAGAGCTCTACAAGCGCGGAGCGGCAGGCGGTAACGAATACGCCAAAAGGGCGCTAGAGAGGTTGCAGTAAGCGGGCGGTGCAAAAACCGCTCGTAGGCGGGCGGCTGCTTGAGCGCGTTTGGCCTTGGTTTGCTCGTCGCCCGCTTGAAATTTATCCACGAGCGGGAGTCGAGCTCGGACGGAGTTTGAAATTTATCCGTAAGCGGGTTTAAACCGATGATGGACGGGTATTTTGGCGAAGATGCGCTAGATTTGGAATTTATCCGTAAGCAAGTTCGAGCTAGCATGGTTTAAATTTTATCTTGCCGCCGCTTAAACCTATCCTCAATCTATGAGCTAAAGCCGAGTCGGCACGGCTTGGAATTCATTCGCGATCCGTGCGCAGGATTTGGCTTGA comes from the Campylobacter rectus genome and includes:
- a CDS encoding DUF4299 family protein is translated as MSITFFVKNKKKFLVGLAPVMSVEEALRLVPNLSQFNADEDDEEFDADGFYGAKLSELDCLVAGTDGLSGRGFEIGYEDGAYNVRIGTPSTRTDWKIALEYLKNLAIKMDGEIVSEDGEKFSAQNIESFNYEHDIRAGLEAIEQNLQKEAQISTIYGIRNEVSFDKKIMTRILGAKDPAGEFSKFVTDIQNIDAYFANQMFYRRNDNGEIIGQYVLSQGVVTALPYEPSVEYKNLQMLGDEKVARWSVAIFGGEGDDEEKYEILATLKYENFIQNLPKVKYEFIDAKNIVVSAFSKAEFDELIAKCGEEGLAD
- a CDS encoding tetratricopeptide repeat protein, giving the protein MKKTVITLCAFAITAAFGISNADYDKFIALDDSGRYKEALALIKPQAEAGDGRAAALVGYLNEVRFNNIGEGVRWYKKGMELNDSLAHSNMARIYYRMTDYKLAAKTYEKASQLGDTSADASLGNMYLNGIYFKRDYKKALVYIQKAVADNDPHALTDLAICYENSYGVARDMNKAIELYKRGAAGGNEYAKRALERLQ